DNA from Helcococcus ovis:
TAGTTTATTTTAATTTTGAATCTTCATTTATTAAATTTCATGAATTATTTTTTAATAATGATTTATGGTTATTGAATCCTGAAACAGATATAATGATAAGGATGTTACCACAGGAATTTTTTATGAGTATTGCATTTAAGATTTTTTCGATATTTATTTTGTTTATGGGTATAGTAATAGCAAGTTTGATAATTTTTATTTTTGTAAAGAAAAGAGGTAAAAGAAATGTTTCAGTATAATGGAAGTAGGGTAGCATTTTCGTTTCTAGGGATAGATGTATACTGGTATGGTGTGCTTATTGTTACAGGAATGATATTAGCAGTATATCTTGTAAGTAGAGAATTAAAACGATTGGGAGAGAATCCGGATTTAATATATGATATAGCAATTTGGGTGTTACCAGCGTCTATAATAGGAGCTAGGTTATATTATGTTATTTTTGAATTTGGAAGATATGATAATATTTGGGAAATGATTAATGTTAGAGATGGTGGATTAGCAATACATGGAGGAGTAATAGCCGCCGTATTAGTAGGATTTATTTATAGTAAAATTAAAAGAATCAATTTCTTTAAGGTTTCTGATTTAGTTGCAATTTTTATGCCATTAGCTCAAGCTATTGGTAGATGGGGAAATTTTATAAATAACGAAGCACATGGGGGACCAACTAATGCACCTTGGGCTCTTATAATTGATGGACAAAAATATCATCCGACATTTTTTTATGAGTCACTTGGAAATTTTTTAATATTTTTGGGATTATTTATTTATTATAGAAAAAAATCTCCAAATACAGGGAAACTTACAGCATTGTATATGATTTTTTACGGAATATTAAGATTTTTTGTTGAGTCTTTAAGAACCGATAGTTTATGGTGGGGACCAATAAGAGTTGCTCAATTGGTATCAATTTTTGGAATTATCACAGGGGTAATTATAATTTATTTTGCAAATAAAAATAAGTTTTATTCAGAAGATTTTTATAATATTAAAAATATTTAACATTTAAGTTTTTTAAATAGAATACTATATATAGTATTCTATTTTTTTTATTACATTACATTGTGTGTTGAAATAAATAAAAAAAATTTTTTAAAAAAAAATTAAAGGAAAAATATAAAAAAAAGATAAAAAAATTTTTTATCTTTTTTTTTATATTTAAAATCTTGTAATTTACACTAAAATAGGATAGAATATAAGCAAGTGGAGAGTAAGTGGAATAAAGTGGTAGAAAGTGGTGAAAGTTATGTATATAGGAGAATATACACATTCAATAGATGACAAAGGTAGAGTTATAATGCCTTCTAAGTTTAGAGAAGAGCTTGGTGTGAAATTTTATGTCACAAAAGGCATGGAAGGTTGTATCTTCGTATATGATGAAGTTGAATGGAAAAGACTTGAAGAAAAAACAAAAAACTTAAAACTTACCTCAAAAAAAGCAAGACAGTTCGAAAGATTATTTTATGCACCTGCTAGAGAATTAGAGTTTGATAAACAAGGACGTTTTGTAATACCACAGAATTTAAGAGATTATGCAAAAATAGAAAAAGAAGCATCAATAATCGGTGTATCTTCTAGGATTGAAATTTGGGATAAAAATAAATATGAAGAGTATATTAGTGGTTCAGAAATGGATTATGATTCAATAACAGAAGATTTTGAAGATTTAGATATATAGGATGAGGGACTATGAAATTCAATCACGAACCTGTATTGTTAAAAGAAACAATAGAGGCATTAAATATTAAAGAAAATGGAATATATGTTGATTGTACAGTTGGTGGAGCTGGTCATTCTATCGAAATTTTAAAAAGAATGGGTAGTGAAGGAAGACTTGTTGCTATCGATCAAGATGAAGAAGCACTTTTAGCTGCGTCTAATAGGTTACAAGGATATAAAAATCAAGTTTATTTTATAAAATGCAATTATGCTTATTTAGGTAAAATTCTTGACGAATTATCAATCGATAAGGTCGATGGAGTTTTAATGGATATAGGAGTATCTTCTCATCAACTTGATGAAAAAGAAAGAGGGTTTTCATACCATCAAGATGCTGAATTAGATATGAGAATGGATAAAGACCAAGAATTGACAGCTAGATATATAGTAAATAATTACGATAAAGATGATCTTGAAAAAATATTTTGGCAATATGGTGAAGAAAAATGGGGAATGAGAATTGCTGAATTCATAATTGAAGCAAGAAAAGATAGAGAGATAGTTACTACTTTTGATTTGGTTGAAATTATTAAAGCAGCAGTTCCGAAAAAAGCAAGGGTAGATAAACATCCTGCAAAAAAAATATTTCAAGCATTAAGAATTGAAGTAAATAAGGAGTTAGATGTTTTAGAAACAGGGATACAGTCAGCAGTTGAAAGATTAAAGCAAGGTGGAAGGTTAGCTATCATAACTTTTCATTCATTAGAAGATAGAATTGTGAAAAATAATTTTAAGGAATTATCAAGAGGATGTACATGTCCTTCAGAATTTCCTGTATGTGTATGTAATAGAAAAGAAATAATTAAAGTTATAAATAAAAGACCTATTACAGCAACTGAAGAAGAATTAAAAAATAATAATAGATCAAGATCTGCAAAACTAAGAGTTTGTGAAAAATTATAGAGGCTAATATGGAAAATTTAAGAGAATTAAAAGTAAATAGTATGACTACCTCTATAAGAAGGGTTAGAGTAAAATCAAAACGTAAAGTAAAAATAAATTTTGAAACATTAAAATATAATATGATGTTTATAAATGTAATATTTTCTGTTGTTTTGTTTTTTATCTTAATTGCAGGATATTCAGAAATGGTACACATAAGTAGTAATAACTTGGTAATGCAAAGTAAACTTGATGCATTAGAAGTAGATCAAAATTCCTTAAAAAATATAGCTGCTCCATTACAAAATAAAAAAAGAATAGAAGCAATTGCTAAATCAAGACTGGATATGATATATCCAAATAAAGACAATATTGTTAAAGTTGATAGCATGGGAAGTGATAAAAAATTAGTATTAAGTGATTTTGATTTGAAAAGAAAATCAAATAGTAATACAAATTCAATTTTATCAATTATAACAAATATATTTAGATGAGGTTTTGATGAAGAAAAAAGCTAATGAAAAAATGCTGAAAAATTTTGAAAATACAGATGCGAAAATGTATTATTTCTTAATAGTTTTAGCATTTTTTGTTTTTATATATATTATAAGATTTTATATGTTGCAAATTGTAGATATTAATGATTATAAAATTAAAGGTCAGAATATAGTAAAAGTAGGGAGTGTTATCAATTCAGCAAGAGGATCAATATTGGATAGAAATGGCAAGGAACTTGCAATTACACAAAAAATTGATTCTTTATATATGCTTCCTGTTACAACGAAAGAGAAAAGCGAAAAAGCAGAAAAAATTATTTCAGATAGCAAGAAGTTTAATTCATTAAGTAGTGATAAACAAAAAGAAATAAAAAAACAAGCTTCTATTTCTATTTATAGGCCTGAAGAAATTGAAAAAATTTCAAATATTTTAGGTATTTCAAAAAAAATAATAGACTATAATATTAAAAATAGCAAAGAGGGGTACATTTACGATGGATTAAATAAAATTCAAAAGGAAAAGATTGAAGAGTTAAATTTGAATTATCTAAAGATTGTGCAATTAGATAAAAGACTATATCCTAATAATAATATTTTATCTAGTACTTTAGGATTTACAGAAAATAATGTCGGAGAATATGGATTGGAAAAATATTATGATAAGGTTCTTTCCGGTGAATTAGGTTATAAAGAGTTTTATAAGGCGTTACATGGAACAGAAATACCATTTTATAGCGGAAGCACTCTGGAAGCAAAAGAGTCTAGAAATATTGTAACTACAATAAATTTAGATTTACAAAAGATACTTTATAAATATACTAAAGAAGCAATGATTTCTACAAAATCACTTTCTGCTACAGCGGTATTAATGAATCCAAATAATGGAGAGGTATTGGCTATGGAGTCATTTCCATCTTTTAATCCTAATAGCCCAAGAATGTTAAATTCGGATATCGATAAGTTATTTTTAAGTAATTTAGATAAATCAAAAGAATCTGAATATTTGATATCAAGATGGAATAATAATGCTGTATCTATGAGATATGATCCGGGTTCTGTATATAAAGTAATAACCACATCTATTGCACTTGAGGCAGATAATGAAATAAAAAATAAAATATATGATGACAATGGATATTATGAAATAGCACCTGGAGTAATTATACGTAGTTGGAGATATTGGGATCCTCATGGTCAACAAAATTTAAGAGAAGCACTAAAGAATTCGTCCAATCCTGTGTTTGTTCAAGTTGCGAAAGATATAGGAAAGCAAAGATATATTGATTATGGGCAATCTTTTAGGTTTGGACATAAAACAGGAATAGATTTACCAAATGAAATTGATGGTTTTTTCCCTAATTCGCCTGCTATATCAGATGTTGATTTTGGAATAATGAGTTATGGACACTATGTAAATGTTAATCCAACACAATTATTAAGTTCTATTAACACAACTGTTAATGGAGGCAAATACTATAAACCCCATTTATTAAAAAAAATACAAAATAAAAATAATCAAGATATTTATGAAAATAAAGAAGAATATTTAGGAAAAACAATTTCGGAAACAACATCGAAAGAGGTAAGAGAATATTTAGAATATACTGCGGATAGTTATGGATTAAATACTGAAAAAGTTAAATTTGGAGCTAAAACAGGTACAACGGTAAAATATACTAATGATAATATTTTTAATCATGATAAT
Protein-coding regions in this window:
- the mraZ gene encoding division/cell wall cluster transcriptional repressor MraZ yields the protein MYIGEYTHSIDDKGRVIMPSKFREELGVKFYVTKGMEGCIFVYDEVEWKRLEEKTKNLKLTSKKARQFERLFYAPARELEFDKQGRFVIPQNLRDYAKIEKEASIIGVSSRIEIWDKNKYEEYISGSEMDYDSITEDFEDLDI
- the lgt gene encoding prolipoprotein diacylglyceryl transferase, which codes for MFQYNGSRVAFSFLGIDVYWYGVLIVTGMILAVYLVSRELKRLGENPDLIYDIAIWVLPASIIGARLYYVIFEFGRYDNIWEMINVRDGGLAIHGGVIAAVLVGFIYSKIKRINFFKVSDLVAIFMPLAQAIGRWGNFINNEAHGGPTNAPWALIIDGQKYHPTFFYESLGNFLIFLGLFIYYRKKSPNTGKLTALYMIFYGILRFFVESLRTDSLWWGPIRVAQLVSIFGIITGVIIIYFANKNKFYSEDFYNIKNI
- a CDS encoding penicillin-binding transpeptidase domain-containing protein, whose amino-acid sequence is MKKKANEKMLKNFENTDAKMYYFLIVLAFFVFIYIIRFYMLQIVDINDYKIKGQNIVKVGSVINSARGSILDRNGKELAITQKIDSLYMLPVTTKEKSEKAEKIISDSKKFNSLSSDKQKEIKKQASISIYRPEEIEKISNILGISKKIIDYNIKNSKEGYIYDGLNKIQKEKIEELNLNYLKIVQLDKRLYPNNNILSSTLGFTENNVGEYGLEKYYDKVLSGELGYKEFYKALHGTEIPFYSGSTLEAKESRNIVTTINLDLQKILYKYTKEAMISTKSLSATAVLMNPNNGEVLAMESFPSFNPNSPRMLNSDIDKLFLSNLDKSKESEYLISRWNNNAVSMRYDPGSVYKVITTSIALEADNEIKNKIYDDNGYYEIAPGVIIRSWRYWDPHGQQNLREALKNSSNPVFVQVAKDIGKQRYIDYGQSFRFGHKTGIDLPNEIDGFFPNSPAISDVDFGIMSYGHYVNVNPTQLLSSINTTVNGGKYYKPHLLKKIQNKNNQDIYENKEEYLGKTISETTSKEVREYLEYTADSYGLNTEKVKFGAKTGTTVKYTNDNIFNHDNEKYESVYASIFMAYPSDKPKYTLLLVLNEPLTSQLSSDTAVPFANKIMKDVVSYDSGDSNKLKKVNSFVKIPNVIGLSFEEASALLDKNNVKATTNQEMGRFHIIKEQNPSADGLLKKDDYLRLDFDSKIKVPDLIGRNVRNIGEYLKLNKINYIINGKGSTIKSQSVKPGEIIDDQQIIKLETE
- a CDS encoding septum formation initiator family protein, which encodes MENLRELKVNSMTTSIRRVRVKSKRKVKINFETLKYNMMFINVIFSVVLFFILIAGYSEMVHISSNNLVMQSKLDALEVDQNSLKNIAAPLQNKKRIEAIAKSRLDMIYPNKDNIVKVDSMGSDKKLVLSDFDLKRKSNSNTNSILSIITNIFR
- the rsmH gene encoding 16S rRNA (cytosine(1402)-N(4))-methyltransferase RsmH, whose amino-acid sequence is MKFNHEPVLLKETIEALNIKENGIYVDCTVGGAGHSIEILKRMGSEGRLVAIDQDEEALLAASNRLQGYKNQVYFIKCNYAYLGKILDELSIDKVDGVLMDIGVSSHQLDEKERGFSYHQDAELDMRMDKDQELTARYIVNNYDKDDLEKIFWQYGEEKWGMRIAEFIIEARKDREIVTTFDLVEIIKAAVPKKARVDKHPAKKIFQALRIEVNKELDVLETGIQSAVERLKQGGRLAIITFHSLEDRIVKNNFKELSRGCTCPSEFPVCVCNRKEIIKVINKRPITATEEELKNNNRSRSAKLRVCEKL